ATGGCATTGGTGGCGGTTCCTTTTTCGGCAGAAAGTTTTTCGAGTTCCTGCATGGCCTTTATCCCCATAGGGGTCGCAGCATTACCTAAGCCCAAGGTGTTGGCGGCCATATTCATAATCATGGCGGCCATGGCTGGATGTTCTGCCGGGACATCGGGGAACAGGCGGATCATAACCGGCCGAAGCCAGCGGGCGATAATCCGCATTAAGCCGCCGGCTTCGGCAACTTTCATTATGCCGAGCCAGAGGGCCATCGGTCCAATGAGTCCGATAGCTAAAGTTACGGCACTTTTGGCGGAGTCAAAAGAGGCCTTAGTTACCTCCGGCATTTTGTCGGTATAGGCAGCGGTAAGCGTTGCGATAAGGATCATCGCCATCCAGATAATATTGATTGCGGACGGTTTTTGGTTCATGGCGGGCATTGTACTGTAAAAAACAGGAATGAAAAGTCATTCCTGCTAAATTTTTCCTGTTGTCAGGTGACATACAACCAGTACGGAAAAAAATTGTTGTGTGTTTAGCGGGAGGTATGGTTAATCAAGGTATAGATTTATGCAAAAACTGAAATCAAAGGAGGTCCATGATGAGTAAATTGTTCGAACAGACAACAATCAACGGAATGACTCTTAACAATAGATTAGTCCGATCTGCAACCTGGGAAGGCATGTGTGAAAAAAATGGCAGGCCAACCAAAAAGCTGGCTGATTTTTATAAAACACTTGCCGAAGGTGACGTTGGTCTGATTATTTCCGGTTATGCATTTGTCCGACCTGAGGGCAAACAACTGCCTGGCAAGATGGGTATTCATGTGGATGACTTTGCCGATGATATGCATAAAATGACTAAATCAGTGCATGATGCAGGGGGTAAAATCTGTATTCAGCTGGTGCATGCAGGTGGCCAGACCGATTCTGCCACTGCTGGACAAACACCCTTGGCCCCTTCTTCAGTTGAAGCGGCACAGTTTTCAGAAAAACCGGAGAGCTTGACTAAAGAGCAGATAAGGGAGATTGTCGGCGCCTTTGCCCAAAGTGCGGTTCGGGCCAAGATATATGGCTTTGATGCGGTTCAGCTTCATGGCGCGCATGGGTATCTGATCAACCAGTTTTTATCGCCATTAACCAATAAGCGCGACGATGAATACGGCGG
This DNA window, taken from Desulfobulbaceae bacterium, encodes the following:
- a CDS encoding NADH:flavin oxidoreductase; this translates as MSKLFEQTTINGMTLNNRLVRSATWEGMCEKNGRPTKKLADFYKTLAEGDVGLIISGYAFVRPEGKQLPGKMGIHVDDFADDMHKMTKSVHDAGGKICIQLVHAGGQTDSATAGQTPLAPSSVEAAQFSEKPESLTKEQIREIVGAFAQSAVRAKIYGFDAVQLHGAHGYLINQFLSPLTNKRDDEYGGSLENRCRFMMEVYGAVRDAVGPAYPVMIKLNCADFLDGGFQLEDAVYAAKALDKLGIDAIEVSGGTPASGDQSPARAKIKNPAQEGYHLGLAKKIKAVVGCPVMVVGGMRSLGVIEKALFEDGLDYVSLARPLIREPGLAKRWREGETSAAKCISCNGCFMPGVKEGGIYCVAEKKEQEKQKTAH